From Bdellovibrio sp. KM01:
ACTACACTATTATGTGTGGTTTCTCGGCAGTGGCTTATCATTTGATTTATTTCTGTCTTTCAATGGTGCTGGAAAAAAATCCGGCGAGCTTTGAAATTGTCGATCGTATTGTCCAGATCATTTTGACGCCAGTCTTTGCTCTTCCGATGTATTGGATCCTGGCAAAAATCGACAAAGTTACGACAGACGAGTTTGTGCATGAGCCCGGAGGATTTGATCTATGAGTACTTACGTCAGTAATCCGGATGAGGCTAAGGAATATCAAAGCCGCTACCGTCTGTTCTATATATTAATTGCTTTCACCTTCAGCATCTTCACGATGCGCTTGTGGTATTTGCAAATCATTTCCGGTAACGAACTTCGCGAATTCTCGGAAAAGAATCGTATTAAGCAAAATAAAATCACCGCTCCCCGCGGCCTGATGCTCGACCGTGAAGGAAAAGTTCTGGTGGAAAATCTGCCGGGCTTCGAGGTCTTGCTGACTCCTCAATATATCGAGGATCTGCAATCTTTGGCGGGAACTATCGGCCCGATTCTGGGAATGGATGCCGATAAAGTCGTTCAAAAAGTTCAAAAGAGCCGCAAACAAAACGGTCCTTTCGCGCAAATTCGTTTGAAAGAGAACTTAAGCCGCGAGGAAGTGTTCCGTTTGAAACGTGTGCGCCTGGATACTCCGGGACTTGAGATTCGTGAATCTATCGTGCGTTACTACCCGCTGAAAGAAAACGGCGCCCAGCTGTTTGGTTACGTGGGTGAGATCTCGAAACGTCAGATCCCTATCTTTAATGATCTCTACAAGAACTTTTTGAAATTCGATCAGGGTGACATCGTTGGTAAGAGTGGCTTGGAAGAAACTTTGGAACGCGACATCCGCGGGACCGATGGTATCTCTTTCATCCAGGTCGATGCCCATGGCCGTGAGGCAGTGACGCAAACTCCGAATATTTACGGCGAGCAAATCCGCGATCAGGTTCCAGTGCATGGAAACAATGCGGTTCTTACGATCGACCGTGATATTCAGGAAGCTGCTTACAAAGCCTTCAATGTTACAGGTGTAGACAACCGTGGTCACATCGGCGGTATAATGGTTATGAAAACCAACGGTGAAGTTTTGGCGTGGGTTTCCGCTCCATCCTTTGACCCGAATGAGTTTTCAACAGGTATTTCGCCACAAACTTGGTCTCGCTTGATCAACGATCCGTTCAAACCACTTCGTAACAAGATCATCCAGGATCACAACCCGCCAGGTTCTACATTTAAACCGTTGGTGGCTGTGGCGGCTTTGAGTGAAAAAGTTATTACTCCAACAACAATCGTTGCCGCCCCAGGGGTGTTCTTCTTTGGTCGACGTCCTTATCATGATGCGCTTAAACAAGGTCACGGTAACATCACGATCTACCAAGCGATCGAAGAGTCTTCGAACGTGTTCTTCTATAAAATGGGTATCGCTTTGGGTGTTGATAAGATGTATGACTACATCAACCCTATGGGTATCGGCCAAAAAACCGGTGTCGAACTTTCCCGTGAAGTTGCTGGTATTATGCCGAACTCTGCGTGGAAAAAAGCAACCGTTGGTGAAGAATGGCAACCAGGTGAGAACTTAAGTACAGCCATCGGCCAAGGTTTCGTGACTGTGACTCCGATCTCTATGGCCATTGCTTACAACGCGATTGCCACTGAAGGAAAAGTTGTGAAACCCTTCATCATCCGCAAAGTATTGGATCAGGATGGTAAAGTTTTGCGCGAAAACTTCCCGCAAGTGGTGCGCGATCTGCAACAGCCACAACCAAACGGTATCAAAATCACACCTGAGACATTTAAAGTCGTAAAAGAAGGTATGCGTCTGGTAGCGAATGGCAACAAGGGTACGGCCCGTTACTGGAAAGTTCCTGGTGTTGAGTTCGCAGGTAAAACTGGTACCGCACAAGTTATGGGCTTCTCGGCGGATCAAATCCATGCGAGCTGTACGGCCCGCCCTATTC
This genomic window contains:
- the mrdA gene encoding penicillin-binding protein 2 → MSTYVSNPDEAKEYQSRYRLFYILIAFTFSIFTMRLWYLQIISGNELREFSEKNRIKQNKITAPRGLMLDREGKVLVENLPGFEVLLTPQYIEDLQSLAGTIGPILGMDADKVVQKVQKSRKQNGPFAQIRLKENLSREEVFRLKRVRLDTPGLEIRESIVRYYPLKENGAQLFGYVGEISKRQIPIFNDLYKNFLKFDQGDIVGKSGLEETLERDIRGTDGISFIQVDAHGREAVTQTPNIYGEQIRDQVPVHGNNAVLTIDRDIQEAAYKAFNVTGVDNRGHIGGIMVMKTNGEVLAWVSAPSFDPNEFSTGISPQTWSRLINDPFKPLRNKIIQDHNPPGSTFKPLVAVAALSEKVITPTTIVAAPGVFFFGRRPYHDALKQGHGNITIYQAIEESSNVFFYKMGIALGVDKMYDYINPMGIGQKTGVELSREVAGIMPNSAWKKATVGEEWQPGENLSTAIGQGFVTVTPISMAIAYNAIATEGKVVKPFIIRKVLDQDGKVLRENFPQVVRDLQQPQPNGIKITPETFKVVKEGMRLVANGNKGTARYWKVPGVEFAGKTGTAQVMGFSADQIHASCTARPIHMRHHGWFVSYAPAENPEIVIAILAEHSCHGNTGGVPIARDIYNAYFQKYHPDVVANAIKNKGVKKKAEAATTSEGE